A genomic segment from Gadus morhua chromosome 4, gadMor3.0, whole genome shotgun sequence encodes:
- the LOC115541307 gene encoding zinc finger protein 431 — translation MVVHMRTKPREKPYGCDQCTKRFSGKVHLEIHMRTHTGEKPYKCDQCAKCFSQSGHLKRHLRTHTGEKPYKCDQCMKLFSLKCHLKSHMWTHTGEKPYKCDQCMKLFISKSHLKSHMWTHTGEKPCKCDQCTKLFIRKDQLKIHMRTHTGEKPFKCDQCAKRFRQIGSLKRHMRTHTGEKPYKCDQCMKLFSLNCHLKIHMRTHTGEKPYRCDQCAMRFLTTSHLKTHMWTHTGEKPYKCDQCTKLFIRKDKLEIHMRTHTGEKPYKCDQCTKLFRQRGSLKRHMRTHTREKPYKCDQCTERFIYKACLKSHMKTHTGEKPDRSEQMHEALQSEKAPGGPHVLCILST, via the coding sequence ATGGTCGTTCACATGAGGACAAAACCCCGCGAGAAGCCGTACGGGTgcgaccaatgcacgaagcgcttcagtggGAAAGTACACTTggagatccacatgaggactcacaccggagagaagccctacaagtgtgaccaatgcgcaaAGTGCTTCAGTCAAAGTGGACACCTGAAGAGACActtgaggactcacaccggcgagaaacCCTACaagtgcgaccaatgcatgaagctcTTCAGTCTGAAATGTCACTTGAAGAGCCACATgtggactcacaccggggagaaacCCTACaagtgcgaccaatgcatgaagctcTTCATATCGAAATCGCACTTGAAGAGCCACATgtggactcacaccggggagaagccctgcaAGTGTGACCAATGTACGAAGCTCTTCATTCGGAAAGACcagctgaagatccacatgaggactcacaccggggagaagcccttcaagtgtgaccaatgcgcaaAGCGCTTCAGACAGATAGGCAGCCTGAAGagacacatgaggactcacaccggcgagaaacCCTACaagtgcgaccaatgcatgaagctcTTCAGTCTGAACTGTCActtgaagatccacatgaggactcacaccggggagaagccctacaggtgcgaCCAATGCGCAATGCGCTTCTTAACGACAAGCCACCTTAAGACCCACATgtggactcacaccggggagaagccctacaagtgcgACCAATGTACGAAGCTCTTCATTCGGAAAGACAAGCTggagatccacatgaggactcacaccggggagaagccttacaagtgtgaccaatgtaCGAAGCTcttcagacagagaggcagcctGAAGagacacatgaggactcacacccgcgagaagccctacaagtgtgaccaatgcacggaGCGCTTCATTTATAAAGCCtgcctgaagagccacatgaagACTCACACCGGAGAGAAGCCCGACAGGTCTGAACAAATGCACGAAGCTCTTCAGTCAGAAAAGGCACCTGGAGGACCACATGTGTTATGTATTTTAAGCAcgtaa